The Clostridium sp. AWRP genome has a window encoding:
- a CDS encoding methyl-accepting chemotaxis protein: MRSIKTKLIVCFGVLLLVICIGLGLISYNISSNALISNLNENLPQMAQQSAKTVQSRVENQLNALEAIAAEPQISDMNNSWGNKEAILKAEVKRSGHIRMYIADENGDAETTDDTKTNIKDRDYFKKAMAGEKSVSDPTLSKTTNSMVLVYAAPIKNGDKVVGVLAATRDGNALSDMTKDITFGKIGQAFMINKQGTTVAHIDKDLVLKGDNVNENVKKNPNFKPLADIEKKMMNGESGIGEYTHTGVSKYLGYAPVKGTNWSIAITAQGSDVLKGANVLKIWVSVLSVIFIIAGIILVYMLSNSITKNLIEAVKYLSVLTTGDLSGSVSLKGLKNKDETGELSRAIKTMQESIVSMISTVKTNSSEISSHADNLSATSEEMSSSSNNIAVSMQDVAKGASTQAENLVNITTTLNKFGEELGQINNSIKEVDSNAKGINTMSTESNAEMEKLAESMNTLSNSFNDFVSKTTGLGENIDKINEITDLINSIAEQTNLLALNAAIEAARAGEAGKGFSVVAEEIRELAEQTTESSKNISNLIKNVSNDSKVMVKSSEDIKEKLTSQISVVNTAIESFKKIVSGVSNIGSKIKAVNDFTENINDEKSSILEKVEGISAVSEEVSASSEEIAASSEEMNASSEEVAATAHTLASMTDGMNKEVSKFKI, translated from the coding sequence ATGAGAAGTATAAAAACAAAATTAATAGTGTGTTTTGGAGTATTATTACTAGTTATTTGCATTGGATTAGGTTTAATTTCTTATAACATTTCATCTAATGCTCTAATTAGTAATTTAAATGAAAATTTACCTCAAATGGCACAACAATCTGCAAAAACCGTTCAAAGCAGGGTAGAAAATCAGCTTAATGCTTTAGAAGCAATAGCAGCAGAACCACAGATAAGTGACATGAATAATTCATGGGGAAATAAAGAAGCAATATTAAAAGCCGAAGTAAAAAGAAGTGGACATATAAGAATGTATATTGCAGATGAGAATGGAGATGCTGAAACTACTGATGATACGAAAACTAACATTAAAGACAGAGATTATTTCAAGAAGGCCATGGCAGGTGAAAAAAGCGTATCTGATCCTACTTTAAGTAAAACAACAAATTCTATGGTTTTGGTATATGCAGCACCTATAAAAAATGGAGATAAAGTTGTAGGAGTACTTGCTGCAACAAGGGATGGCAATGCATTAAGCGATATGACAAAAGATATAACCTTTGGTAAAATTGGACAGGCATTCATGATAAACAAACAGGGTACTACGGTTGCTCATATTGATAAGGACCTAGTGTTAAAGGGTGACAATGTTAATGAAAATGTTAAAAAGAATCCTAATTTTAAGCCTCTTGCAGATATTGAGAAAAAAATGATGAATGGTGAATCTGGAATTGGAGAATATACACATACTGGTGTAAGCAAATATTTAGGGTATGCACCTGTTAAAGGTACAAACTGGTCAATTGCAATCACTGCACAAGGATCAGATGTCTTAAAGGGAGCAAATGTCTTAAAGATTTGGGTAAGTGTATTGTCAGTAATTTTCATAATTGCAGGTATTATTTTAGTTTACATGTTGTCAAACAGTATTACTAAAAATCTTATCGAAGCAGTTAAATATTTGAGTGTACTTACTACAGGAGATTTGAGCGGCTCTGTATCTTTAAAAGGTTTAAAAAATAAAGATGAAACAGGAGAACTTTCAAGAGCCATAAAAACCATGCAGGAATCAATTGTAAGCATGATTAGTACTGTTAAAACAAATTCTTCTGAAATAAGCAGTCATGCAGATAACCTATCTGCAACATCGGAGGAAATGTCATCTTCGTCAAATAATATTGCAGTATCAATGCAGGATGTTGCAAAGGGTGCAAGTACCCAGGCTGAAAATTTAGTAAATATTACAACTACATTAAATAAATTTGGTGAAGAATTAGGACAAATTAATAACTCTATTAAAGAAGTGGATTCTAATGCAAAAGGCATAAATACAATGTCAACAGAAAGCAATGCTGAAATGGAAAAGCTGGCTGAATCCATGAATACATTAAGTAATTCATTTAATGATTTCGTATCAAAGACTACAGGGCTTGGCGAAAACATAGATAAAATAAATGAAATAACAGATTTAATTAATAGTATTGCAGAGCAAACTAATCTTCTTGCACTAAATGCAGCAATTGAAGCAGCAAGAGCAGGAGAGGCAGGTAAAGGTTTTTCAGTAGTTGCGGAAGAAATCAGGGAATTAGCAGAGCAAACAACAGAATCTTCAAAAAATATAAGTAATCTTATAAAAAATGTTTCAAATGACTCAAAGGTAATGGTAAAATCTTCAGAAGATATAAAAGAAAAACTTACTTCTCAGATTTCCGTTGTAAATACTGCAATTGAATCATTTAAGAAAATAGTCAGTGGAGTAAGCAATATAGGATCTAAAATAAAGGCAGTTAATGATTTTACAGAAAACATCAACGATGAGAAGTCTTCCATCCTTGAGAAGGTTGAAGGGATATCTGCCGTTTCAGAGGAGGTTTCAGCTTCATCTGAAGAAATAGCTGCATCTTCTGAGGAAATGAATGCATCTTCTGAAGAAGTAGCCGCAACAGCACATACACTGGCATCCATGACAGATGGCATGAACAAAGAAGTATCTAAGTTTAAA
- a CDS encoding MFS transporter, which translates to MSEEIKKAVPNGRWLHILPPLVLVYIVAFMDRTNISFALAGGMDKDLGMTATIAGLASGIFFFGYMFLQIPGGRLAERASAKKFIACTIVAWGGLAALSGMAQSTSQILIIRFLLGVAEGGVWPAILTIISHWFPVHERGRANAVFMMNAPIASIITGPLSGFIVSAFSWRYVFIIEGAIAIVLLFIWFPLVADHPKDAKWISKEEQEYIETALRKEQIALSGTVSVRKIPLLEVMSSKLLWILCIIYGCYQAGIYGYSLWLPKIIQGVSKSGMTGIGLLSTIPNIIAIFGLIYFSRKSDSTMNRKKYTALPMIGFAVCLFISIQFKAFNPLASFAFIACCGFFLYSANSVFWTIPAQVFESDMAAQSRGIINIIGGLGSFVGPYAVGFLTTAINTSAGLYALIILLIIAFVLTIVLPIEKDKGSIEA; encoded by the coding sequence ATGAGTGAAGAGATAAAAAAAGCAGTTCCTAACGGACGCTGGTTACATATACTTCCACCATTAGTCTTAGTGTATATAGTTGCTTTTATGGATCGTACAAATATCAGCTTTGCACTTGCAGGTGGTATGGACAAAGATTTAGGCATGACTGCTACAATAGCTGGTTTGGCATCAGGAATTTTCTTCTTCGGATATATGTTTTTACAGATACCTGGAGGAAGATTAGCAGAGCGTGCAAGTGCAAAAAAATTTATAGCATGTACTATAGTTGCTTGGGGAGGTCTTGCAGCATTATCAGGTATGGCTCAAAGTACATCCCAAATACTTATTATTCGATTTTTACTTGGAGTAGCAGAAGGTGGAGTTTGGCCAGCAATATTAACTATTATTAGTCACTGGTTTCCAGTACACGAACGAGGCAGAGCAAATGCAGTTTTTATGATGAATGCTCCAATAGCTTCAATAATAACAGGCCCTTTGTCAGGTTTTATTGTATCAGCATTTAGCTGGAGATATGTATTTATTATTGAAGGAGCAATTGCTATAGTACTATTATTTATATGGTTTCCACTTGTTGCTGACCACCCTAAAGATGCAAAATGGATAAGTAAAGAGGAGCAAGAGTATATCGAAACAGCTCTTCGTAAAGAGCAGATAGCATTAAGTGGTACTGTATCTGTAAGAAAGATACCACTTTTAGAAGTTATGTCCAGTAAATTGCTATGGATTTTATGTATCATATACGGATGTTATCAGGCAGGTATCTACGGATATTCTTTATGGCTTCCTAAAATTATACAAGGTGTAAGTAAGAGTGGTATGACTGGAATAGGGTTACTTTCCACAATACCTAATATAATTGCTATATTTGGATTGATTTACTTTTCAAGAAAGTCAGATAGTACAATGAACAGAAAAAAGTATACAGCATTACCTATGATAGGATTTGCAGTATGCTTGTTTATATCAATACAATTCAAGGCTTTTAATCCTTTAGCTTCATTTGCATTTATAGCATGCTGTGGATTCTTCCTATACTCAGCAAACAGTGTATTCTGGACTATACCAGCTCAGGTGTTTGAATCTGATATGGCTGCACAATCTCGTGGAATTATCAACATAATTGGAGGACTTGGTTCATTTGTGGGCCCTTATGCAGTAGGATTTCTTACAACAGCTATTAATACATCGGCAGGACTATATGCGTTAATAATATTATTAATTATAGCATTTGTTTTAACAATAGTATTGCCAATAGAAAAAGATAA